Proteins encoded by one window of Sphaerodactylus townsendi isolate TG3544 linkage group LG02, MPM_Stown_v2.3, whole genome shotgun sequence:
- the LOC125426369 gene encoding LOW QUALITY PROTEIN: YEATS domain-containing protein 4-like (The sequence of the model RefSeq protein was modified relative to this genomic sequence to represent the inferred CDS: deleted 1 base in 1 codon), whose amino-acid sequence MKHCEKYHRPHLKKDVDRMEWVQRTAMKMIKGTETKPYEETLRDLGMFKDGHTHQWTVYVKPYRNEDMSAYVKKIQFKLHESYSNPLRVVTKPPYEITETGWGEFEIIIKIFFIDPNERPVTLYHLLKLFQSDTNAILGKKTVVSEFYDEMIFQDPTAMMQQLLTTSRQLTLGAYKHETEFADVEVKTREKLEAAKKKTSFEIAELKERLKASHETINCLKNEIRKLEDDDQSKEI is encoded by the exons ATGAAGCACTGTGAAAAGTACCACAGGCCTCacctcaaaaaggatgtggacagaatggagtgggtgcagaggacaGCAATGAAGATGATCAAGGGGACGGAGACCAAACCCTATGAGGAAacactgagggacttgggaatgttca aGGATGGACACACACATCAGTGGACGGTTTATGTTAAACCCTATAGAAATGAGGATATGTCTGCCTATGTAAAGAAAATTCAGTTTAAGTTACATGAAAGCTATAGTAATCCATTAAGAGTGGTAACTAAACCACCATATGAAATCACTGAAACTGGATGGGGTGAATTTGAAAttatcattaaaata ttttttattgatCCTAATGAGAGACCTGTGACTCtgtaccatttgctgaagttgttTCAGTCTGATACTAATGCAATCCTGGGGAAGAAAACTGTAGTTTCTGAATTCTATGATGAGATGATTTTTCAGGATCCTACTGCAATGATGCAGCAACTCTTGACTACATCTCGTCAATTGACACTTGGTGCATATAAGCATGAAACAGAATTTGCCGATGTAGAAGTAAAAACTCGGGAAAAGCTAGAAGctgccaaaaagaaaaccagtttTGAGATTGCTGAACTTAAAGAAAGATTAAAAGCAAGTCATGAAACTATAAACTGCTTGAAAAATGAAATCAGGAAACTAGAAGATGATGATCAGTCCAAAGAGATATGA